The nucleotide sequence TCCTTCAAATACACCCGAAAGAAATGTTACCTCATCGGCTTCTTTCCGTGGTGTAGTGATTTTGGACTGTCCGGGCTTGCGCCTGTTCAGTTCATTCTGAATAAACGTCATGTCCAGTTCAATGCCTGCGGGACAACCGTCGATAACTCCGCCAATGCCTGCTCCGTGCGATTCTCCGAACGAAGTTAACCTGAATAAATTTCCGAAAGAGTTCATCATAATCAGTAGTATGAAAATTAAAAAGGGCAGCCTTGCGGTTGCCCTTTCGTTACTATTTCTTAATTAGTGACAGCCGCAACCGCTTCCGCAACCACAACCGCTTTCTTCTTTTTCTTCCGAGCCACATCCGCAACCGCTTCCGCAACCTTCGCCATCGCTTCCGCAACTGCAACCACCTGCAGGAGCAAGTAATTTGGCAAGTTCTTCGGCAGTTGGTTCGTGTACGTCAAGTACTTCACCTGTAAAGTGTAAAGTTTCACCTGCAAGCGGATGATTGAAGTCCATTTTAATGGTTTCTTCTCCAACTTCAAGTACAGAACCGTTCAAACGGTTTCCGTTTGAATCCATCATAGGAACAGTATTGCCTTCCTGAATCATTTCGTCGTCGAATTTGCCATCTACTTCGAAGATATGTTTTGGAAGATCAAGAACGTGTTCATCATCATATTCGCCATAGGCATCGGCAGGAGACAGAGAAAAGTCAAACTTTCCGCCAACTTCCAGACCAGCTAAAGCTTTTTCGAATGCAGGGAGCATGGAGTCCGTGCCAAAAATAAAGCTAAGAGGGGCTTCAACAGATGCTCTTTCCATCAATTCCTGTTCTCCGCCTTCACCAACGTTCAGGTCGTAAGTAACCGAAACGAACTTATTTGCTGCAATTTTCATTTGTTTTTATTTTAATGTATATTGAAAAAATGTTTGCAAAGATACTAAATTATTTTTGTTCAACCGCTTTCTTTAATCGGTTCAGTGACTCTTCTATAACAGAACGGGGGCAGCCAATGTTCAAACGCATAAAACCTTCTCCTTCTTTTCCAAATATAGACCCATCGTTCAACGCAAGACCCGCCTTGTCGCGGAAGAGTTTTACAAGTTCAGACTGCGATAAGCCAAGTTCTTTGCAATCCAGCCAGATCAAAAATGAGGCCTGTGGCTCGTAGGCCTTTATTTTAGGGAGTTTCGTTTTTAAGAAAGTATCTACAAAACGAACATTTTCCATTATATAAGTGCGCATTTGTTGCAACCATTCTGCCCCGTAAGAATAGGCGGCTGTAGTGGCTTCGTACGCAAAAATAGTACCGTCATTAAATTCTCCGGCTTCCAGAAAAGAGTAAAATTTCTCTCTTATGGCTTTATTCGGGACAATAGCGTACGAGGTTACGATTCCTGCAATATTAAATGTTTTGCTTGGAGCCATAAATGTGATAGAGTTGTTTGCGGCTGCTTCCGAAGCTACGGCAAACGGGTGGTGTGGGGATTGAGGGTACGTAAGCTCTGCATGAATTTCGTCCGATATTATCAATACGCCATGCTTTGCACATAGATCGGCCAGCTTGGCTAACGTTTCATTGTCCCATACAATTCCGGCTGGATTATGAGGATTACATAAAATAAGCACTTTGCACCCGTCAATAACAGATTCCAGCTGATCGAAATCCATTTTGTATATCCCGTCAACTAGTTTAAGCGGATTATAAACCATTTCACGCTTCATCTTTTCGGGTACAATCCGAAACGGGTGGTATACCGGTGGCTGGATGATAATCTTATCGCCAGGATTGGTAAAACACTGCAGTGCGAAGGCAATTCCTTTTACAATGCCGGGTATATAGGTTAACCATTCACGCTGGATTTTCCAGTTATGCTTGTAATCGACCCAGTTAATAATGCTTTCGTAGTAGCTGTCGCCGGCAAACGTGTATCCAAATACTTCATGGTTGCAACGTTCCTTCAGGGCATCGACAATAAAATCGGGGGTCCGGAAATCCATATCGGCGACCCATAGGGGAGTGAGGTCTGCATTCCCGTAACGCTCAATCAACGCATCCACTTTTACACAGTTGGTACCTCGTCTGTCAATTATCTCATCAAAATTATAATGTTTCATCCTTCCAGTTTATTTATCATTATAAGGAACAGAGGAGTTCGCCTGTTTATTCCTTACTATTATTAATAAGAACGTAGACCCTTATTTCATCTGCAATACGAATGGAGATGTTTCCGGTTACAAAACCGGGCAAAGATACAAATTAATTGTTTTCTCTTTTATAGATTAACAGTCTTACCCTTAAATTAACGCCTCTAAAGAAGGCTGTTTCCTGTTGATTTAGCCCATATATGCGGGTTTTTATATTAAACTGGAATGTAATCCGCCTTTTTTTATTTATAATTGAAAGAAAAAACAATAAAAAAATGATGAATTCTTTGCAGGTAAAAAATAATGTTCTACATTTGCGCCATCATAAATATTGAATAAACGAAATATGATTAACGGCGTTCTACATAGCATTATTCTCGTGGTGGTTCTTCTAGTCATTAGAAGATAAGGAGAAAGGTGTGTAAGGAATTGCGTGTTGTAAGAAATTCTTAAAGCCTTTCTCTGTAGAGAAGGGCTTTTTTTATTAAAAAAATAAGAACGATAAATAAAAGGAAAGATGAAAAATCCGTTGAGAAGTTCATATAGTACACAAGGCCGTCGTATGGCTGGAGCCCGTGCCTTGTGGCGCGCCAATGGCGTAAAAGAAGATCAGTTTGGCAAACCTATTATAGCAATCGTAAACTCATTTACCCAATTTGTTCCGGGACACATGCACTTGCATGATATCGGTCAGATGGTAAAAAAAAGAATTGAGGAGTTGGGTTGCTTTGCCGCCGAATTCAATACAATTGCAATTGACGACGGTATCGCCATGGGACACGACGGTATGTTGTATTCGCTTCCTTCCAGAGATATTATTGCTGATAGTGTGGAGTATATGGTGAATGCGCACAAAGCTGATGCCATGATCTGTATCAGTAACTGCGATAAAATTACTCCGGGTATGTTGATGGCTGCCATGCGTCTGAATATTCCCACCATATTTGTATCGGGCGGACCAATGGAAGCAGGCGAACTGGACGGAAAGGCTCTCGATCTGATAGATGCAATGATGGATGCCGCAGACGATACAGTGAGTGATGAACAGGTTTCGCGCATTGAACATTCAGCTTGTCCTACTTGCGGAAGCTGTTCAGGAATGTTTACAGCCAACTCGATGAACTGCTTAAACGAAGCGCTTGGTCTTGCTTTACCGGGTAACGGAACAATCGTTGCCACTCATGGCAACCGTAAACGTTTGTTTGAAAACGCAGCTCAATTAATTGTTGAAAATGCTTATAAATATTACCGCGACGGAGACGATTCGGTTCTTCCACGGTCGATCGCCACACGGCAGGCTTTCCTGAATTCAATGGCCCTTGATATTGCAATGGGAGGTTCCACCAATACGGTTCTTCACCTTTTGGCCGTTGCACATGAAGCCGAAGTGGATTTCACCATGAAGGATATCGATGCCCTTTCCCGTAAGATTCCTGTAATATGTAAAGTGGCGCCCAGTTCTTCTTACCATGTACAGGACGTAAACAGGGCTGGTGGAATTCTTGGAATTATGGATGAACTTCTCAAAGCGGGTCTTGTTGATGGTTCGGTGAAACGTGCCGATGGGAGAACGCTGGATGAAGCAGTGGAGGCAATGAGCATTACTAAACCGAACCCGGACGAGATGGCGGTAGCATTATATAAGAGTGCACCGGCTGGAAAGTTTAATCTGGTTATGGGATCGCAGGAATCTGCGTATAAAACATTGGATGCCGACCGTGTTTCGGGGTGTATCAGGGATGTGGAGCATGCCTACGTAAAAGATGGCGGATTAGCTGTATTGTATGGAAACATTGCCGAAGGTGGCTGTGTTGTAAAAACAGCGGGTGTAGACGAAAGTATTTTCCGTTTCTCTGGTCCTGCCAAAGTATTTGATTCGCAGGATGCCGCATGTGATGCTATTCTGAGGAATCAGGTTGTGGCGGGCGATGTGGTTGTTATTACATACGAAGGTCCAAAGGGTGGACCAGGTATGCAGGAAATGCTTTATCCAACAACCTATATTAAATCAAGACATTTAGGAAAAGAGTGCGCCTTAATAACCGACGGACGTTTCAGTGGAGGAACCTCAGGATTGTCTATCGGCCATGTGTCTCCGGAAGCAGCAGCAGGGGGAGCCATCGGGCTGGTTCGTAATGGCGACATCATAGAAATAAATATACCCGAGCGTTCTATTCGGGTGAAACTTGCAGACGAGGAGCTGGCAGAACGAAGAACCGAAGAAGAATCCCGCGGAACAAAGGCATTTACTCCTCAGATTCGCCAGCGTACGGTATCAAAGGCTCTACGTGCCTATGCTAAAATGGTAAGCTCTGCCGATAAAGGAGCAGTAAGAATAGTAGAAGATTAAACACGCAGAACAAAGAAGCATTAATGGTATGGAAACAAAAAAAATAACCGGATCGGAAGCCTTCTTACGCACTTTGATCGCAGAAGGCGTTGATACAATTTTCGGGTATCCCGGGGGGGCTATTATTCCAGTATATGATTGCCTGTATGATTTCAGAGATCAGATAAGACATATATTGGTCCGGCACGAGCAAGGGGCAACCCATGCTGCACAAGGATATGCCCGTGTAAATGGAAAAGTAGGTGTTGCCCTGGTAACCAGCGGTCCGGCTGCAACCAATGCCATTACAGGTATTGCCGATGCAATGATGGACAGTACACCTATCGTTGTGATAACAGGTCAGGTTGCTTCTCCTTTGCTTGGAACGGATGCGTTTCAGGAAACCGATGTGGTGGGTATAACACAACCTATCAGTAAATGGTCTTATCAGATTCGTAAACCAGAAGAAATCGCCTGGGCTATTTCCAGAGCTTTTTATATTGCGTCGACTGGTCGTCCGGGTCCTGTAGTGATAGACTTTGCCAAAGATGCGCAGATCGGATTGGTCGATTATAAATACGAGAAGGTGGATTATATCCGCAGCTATCAGCCGGTTCCAGATCTGGATATGGATCTTATAGCCGAGGCTGCCGACTTAATTAACAATGCTAAAAAACCGTTTGCCTTAGTAGGACAAGGGGTTGTGATCGGCAATGCTGAAAAAGAATTGATGACTTTCCTTGAAAAGGCAGATATTCCTGCGGCTGCTACCGTGCTTGGACTTTCGGCAATGCCTACCGATTTTCATTTGAATAAGGGCATGTTGGGAATGCATGGAAATGTAGGGCCTAACCGTAAAACCAATGAGTGCGATGTGCTGATTGCCATTGGTATGCGTTTCGACGACCGTGTTACGGGAGATTTAAAGACCTATGCCAAACAGGCTAAGATAATTCATTTCGATATTGATATTTCCGAGATAGGAAAGAATGTGATTCCTGCAGTTCCGGTGGCTGGCAATGCCAAGTATACTTTGGCTGCTATAACGGAATTGATTACGCCGGCCAAACATACCGAATGGGTCGATTCATTTAAGGTCGACGAAAAAGAGGAAGACGAGAAGGTTATTCAGGATGAACTTTTTCCAAAGTCAGGCATGTTGAGGATGGGAGAGGTGATACGCCGGGTTTCCGAAGCAACCAACAATGATGCAATTCTTGTAACGGATGTAGGTCAGAATCAAATGATGGCAGTTCGTTATTTTAAATACAAGCAAACCCGAAGTGTTGTTACCAGCGGAGGCTTGGGAACCATGGGCTTTGGTTTACCTGCGGCCATTGGAGCAAAGGTGGGAGCACCAAACCGTGAAGTTTGTATGTTCTGTGGCGATGGTGGTATTCAGATGACTATACAGGAGTTTGGTACTATTATGCAGGAGCATCTTAACGTAAAAATGATCATTCTTAATAACAACTTCCTCGGAATGGTTCGTCAGTGGCAGGAGCTTTTCTATAAGGAGCGTTACTCCGCAACCATCATGGAGAACCCCGATTTTGTTGCCATTGCCGCGGCTTATAAAATTGCCGCAAAGCATATATACGAGCGTGAAGAACTGGATGGAGCTATCAAGGAAATGCTTTCGCACGACGGCCCCTATCTGTTGGTGGCTGAAGTGGAAGAAAGAGGGATGGTTTATCCGATGGTGCCCGCCGGGACATGCGTGACTAATATCATTATGGGTGATAATCAATAAAAACGGGAGGAAATAATATGTCAGATAAAACATTATATACCGTTACTATTTTTTCGGAGAATACCGTCGGGTTACTTAATCAGATCACGATTATCTTTACCCGTCGTCAACTAAACATTGAAACGTTGTCGGTATCTCCTTCGGCATTGCAAGGAATACACAAGTTCACCATAACTACTTTTTCGGACGAATCTACAATCGATAAAATAGTAAAGCAGATTGATAAGCGGGTGGATATCCTAAAGGCATTTTACAATACGGACGAAGATCTTGTTTTTCAGGAGATAGCTTTGTATAAGTTAAGTACCGAATTGTTTCTGAAGATGGGATCTGTCGAAGAACTTATCCGGAAACACAATGCCCGTATTCTGGAAATTAATGAAGTATGCGTTGTGCTGGAAAAGACAGGACATTATGTTGAAACACAGGCTTTATTTAAAGAATTAAGCGAATCGATCGGTGTTTTGCAATTTATTCGCTCTGGTAGAATAGCCATTAATAAAAGCAAGGTCGAACGTTTGAGCGACATGCTTTCTTTAATGGAAAAGAAAAGACTGGAAAAAGAAGCAGACTATCATGAGTAAAATAGGTGAGTTCCATTTTGTTTCAGAATCTTATTTATTGGATTTCAGAGGCCGTGTAACAATTCCCATGATGGGGAATTACCTGCTTCATGCATCTAGCACGCATGCTGAACAAAGGGGCTTCGGGTTTAATGATATGAAAAAACAGGGATGTGCGTGGGTGCTTTCGCGAATGGTCATCGAGATGATTTCTCATCCAACCATGCTGCAGCCATTCACTATTACAACCTGGGTGGAAGAGATAAATAAGTTCTTTACCAGCCGTTGTTTTGCCATAAGAAACGAAGCGGGAGAGGCTATCGGGTATTGTCGTACCTTGTGGGCGGCCATTGATCTGGAAACACGCAAGCCAACCGATTTATCTTTGCTGCAAAATAACCTGGGTTCTTTTATCGTGGATGAACCTTGTCCGATCGAGAAGCCGGGAAAGATTCAGGCCGCAGAGCGTGATACGCCGGGAATGCCTTACAAGGTCTGTTATAGCGACCTGGATGTGAACGGGCATCTCAACAGCATAAAGTATATGGAGCATCTGCTCAATATGTTCGATATCGAGATGTTTAGACACAAAGAGGTAAGCCGTTTCGAAATAGCCTATTTGGCTGAGGGAAAATATGGAATGGAATTATCCTTGCATAAAAAAGAAATTACTCCCGACCGGTATATTACTTCTATTTGCGATGAAGCAGGTAAAGCAATATGTCGTGCGGAAATAACATGGAAATAATAAAGTATAATTGGTTTTTAATCTTAAAATAGAAAAAAAATGGCAGTAATGAATTTCGGCGGTGTAGAAGAAAACGTAGTTACCCGCGAAGAGTTTCCATTGGAAAAGGCAAGAGAAGTATTGAAAAATGAAACAATTGCAATCATTGGTTATGGTGTACAGGGCCCGGGTCAGAGCCTTAACCTGCGCGATAATGGATTCAATGTAATCGTTGGTCAGCGTAAGGAATCAAAAACATGGGACAAGGCTGTTGCAGATGGTTGGGTACCAGGCGAAACGTTGTTTGATATAGAAGAAGCTTGCGAAAAAGCAACGATCATCCAGTATCTTCTTTCGGATGCTGCGCAGATTGAAGTTTGGCCAACTGTACAGAAACATCTTACTCCGGGTAAGGCTCTTTACTTCTCTCATGGCTTTGCAATCACTTACAAAGAACGTACAGGGATTGTTCCTCCTGCTGATGTTGATGTTATTCTAGTTGCTCCAAAAGGTTCAGGAACGAGTCTTCGTCGTATGTTCCTGCAAGGTCGCGGCTTGAACTCTAGCTACGCTATTTTCCAGGATGCTACAGGTAAAGCATACGATCGTGTTGTTGCTTTAGGTATTGGCGTTGGTTCTGGTTACTTATTCGAAACTACTTTCAAACGTGAAGTATATTCAGACTTAACCGGCGAACGTGGTACATTGATGGGTGCTATCCAGGGTATTTTTGCTGCTCAGTACGACACTCTTCGTGCCAATGGACATACTCCATCCGAAGCATTCAACGAAACAGTTGAAGAACTTACTCAGAGTCTTATGCCTCTGGTAGCAGAAAACGGAATGGACTGGATGTATGCAAACTGCTCTACAACGGCTCAACGTGGTGCTTTGGATTGGTGGAAGAAGTTCCGCGATGCAAGCAAGCCTGTATTTGAAGAACTTTACAGCGAAGTTGCCAAAGGTAACGAAGCGCAGCGTTCTATTGATACAAACAGCAAACCAGACTACCGTAAGGGTCTTGAAGAAGAATTGAAAGAAATGCGCGAAAGCGAAATGTGGCAGGCCGGTATGGTAGTTCGTAAACTACGTCCGGAAAACAACTAATCGGATTTTCTGCAAGTATAAAAGCCCGGAAGTATTCAACTGAATGCATCCGGGCTTTCTTTTTTATTTGATGTAGCAACTTATAAGGGCATGTTGCCATGCTTTTTAGGCGGATGGGTAACACTCTTGTTTTGTGTCATTTCTAGTGCCTGGATTAGTTTAAAACGAGTTTGCTTAGGCAGGATAATCTCATCTATATATCCCAATTCGGCAGCACGGTACGGATTGGCAAACTTTTGGGTATATTCGTTTATAGCCTCAGCTTTAGCCTCTTCATTTTGGGAACGATACAGGATGTTTACTGCTCCCGAAGCACCCATAACGGCAATTTCTGCCATGGGATAAGCCAGGTTTACGTCGGCGCCGGTCTGCTTGCTTGACATTACTATATAGGCACCCCCGTAAGCTTTGCGCGTAATAAGGGTAATTTTAGGAACAGTAGCTTCTGCATACGCATAAACGACCTTGGCTCCGTGACGGATTATGCCGTTATGCTCCTGATTGGTACCCGGCAAGAAGCCCGGAACATCTTCGAAAGTAATGAGGGGGATATTAAAACAGTCGCAGAAGCGAATAAAGCGTGCGGCTTTGTCTGATGCATCAATATCCAGCACCCCGGCATAATAGGCCGGCTGGTTGGCCACAATACCAACAGAACGTCCTCCCATACGGGCAAATCCAATTACCACGTTCTTAGCAAACAAAGGCATTACTTCGAAGAAATAATGGTCGTCCACCACCGGTTCAATAATATCTTTTATATCGTATGGTATATTGGGATCGTCTGGAATAACATGTTGAAGATCCTCTTCTTCCCTTCGTATATCATCATTACATGGACGGATAGGAGCATCTTCCATATTGTTTGAAGGAAGAAAACTTAACAGCTCGCGTATACCCGTCAGCGTTTCCTCTTCGGTATCATTCATAAAATGCGCCACCCCACTTTGAGCTGTGTGGGTATAGGCCCCGCCAAGCTCTTCTTTGGAAACCTCTTCGTGGGTTACAGCCTTTACCACATCCGGACCGGTTACAAACATGTGACTCTTTTCTTTTACCATAAAGATAAAATCGGTCAGTGCCGGCGAGTAACAAGCACCTCCGGCACACGGGCCCAGAATGGCCGAAATCTGTGGAATTACACCCGAAGAAAGCGTGTTTTGATAGAAAATGGAAGCATAACCGGTAAGACTTTCGACCCCTTCCTGTATTCGGGCGCCACCCGAATCGTTCAACGCAATTACCGGTGCTCCGTTTTTAAGTGCCAATGTCTGCACTTTAATGATTTTATTGGCATTGGATGCGCTAAGAGATCCCCCCAGTACGGTGAAATCATAGGCATAAACAAAAACCAGCCGGCCATCTATTTTACCATAACCCGAAACAACCCCGTCGCCGGCCATCTTCGATTTCTCCATGTTAAAGTCCGTGCAACGGTGCACAACCAACTTATCCATTTCCACAAAAGTTCCCTTATCCAGCAACAGGTCTATGCGTTCGCGGGCAGTTAGTTTACCGGCTTCGTGTTGCTTATCTATTTTGTTGATTCCCCCTCCAAGCAAAGCAGCCTTGTCGAGCTCAATAAATTCCTTGTATCGTTTTTCGTTTTCCATCTTATTCTTCTTTATTATTAATTTCGAGGGTAATCAATACCTGATCGTTTGTTACGGTATCGCCTTCTTTAACAAATACATCTTTCACACTACAGTCGGAGTTCACCTTGTAATTGCTTTGCATTTTCATCGCCTCAATTACCACTACGGTATCACCCGCCAACAGCTTGTCTCCCTCTTTTACAAGAACCTTCACCACTTTTCCCGGCATGGGAGCGACTATCTTATTATCCGGTTTGATTTCATCTTTGCGTCGCATACGCAGGTACTTGGCTTGTGTATCCACAATCTCCACCGGATAGGACGAAAAGTAGGTGCTCACTTTATAAACGCGTCCGTTTTCTGACCGTATAAGCTCTGCATTATAGGACTTCCCTTCGTGTAAGATAGAGCAATAACCATTTTCCACAATCGTAATATCCACCTCAAATTCCTTACCGTCTATAGTAAGTAATACCTTGTTACCCTCTTTGCTCTTTAATTCCACTTCAGCAACTCTGTTCCCTATATGTATTTCCATAACATTCCTTTTAAATTCTTAATACTCCCTTTTGCATTCCAAATTCTTTCCACCGGCTGATCAGTCTGTTATCCGACGTTTGAGGCGATTTGTTTTCATCCAGATTCATCAGGTAATCAATATAGGCGGCAATCAGGGCAATGTTTTCGGACTTTTCTTTGTTGATGCTAACCCCTTTGATCAAAAAGGCTGCATTGGTCTCAATAAATTTGGTATCGTACGTACCCTGTTCGAAATCGGGTGTATCCAATAAATGACGCAGGTAACTGATATTCGTTTTAATCCCCGTGATTTTATATTCGTGAAGGACGCGCTTCATCCGCTCGATGGCAAATTTGCGGGAAGTAGCCCATACAATCAGTTTTCCTATCATTGGATCGTAGTAGACAGGTATTTCGTAGCCCTCGTAGGCATAACTGTCTATGCGTACTCCAATGCCGGTGGGTTCGGAAAGTTGACGAATAATTCCGGGAGAAGGCATGAAATTGTTTTCGGTGTCTTCAGCACAAATACGACACTCAATGGCATGTCCGCGCTGAACAATGTCTTCCTGACGTAAATGCAGTCGTTCGCCATTGGCTACACGTATTTGCTCCTTCACCAGATCTACACCAAGTACCTCTTCGGTGATGGGATGTTCTACCTGCAGACGCGTATTCATCTCCAAAAAATAAAAGTTGTATTCGTTATCCACAAGGAACTCGATGGTTCCAGCATTTATATAGTTTACTGCTTTTGCCGCGGCAACGGCTTTCTTTCCCATCTCTTCACGAAGAGCCTGAGTAATAAAAGGAGAAGGTGATTCTTCCACCATTTTCTGATTCCGTCGCTGGATGGAACATTCCCGTTCACAGAGGTGTATTACATTCCCGTAGTTGTCGCCTAAAATT is from uncultured Macellibacteroides sp. and encodes:
- the accC gene encoding acetyl-CoA carboxylase biotin carboxylase subunit, whose amino-acid sequence is MIKKILIANRGEIAIRIMRSCREMNIKSVAVFSEPDRSSRHVLYADEAYPIGPASSQESYLNINKIVEVALKSGADAIHPGYGFLSENAEFARRVRESGIIFIGPSPESMEAMGDKISARKQMIKAGVPVVPGIERQIESPEEAIRICKEIGFPVILKASMGGGGKGMRLIREENEAAEAFLAARSEALSSFGSEIVYVEKYIEKSHHIEFQILGDNYGNVIHLCERECSIQRRNQKMVEESPSPFITQALREEMGKKAVAAAKAVNYINAGTIEFLVDNEYNFYFLEMNTRLQVEHPITEEVLGVDLVKEQIRVANGERLHLRQEDIVQRGHAIECRICAEDTENNFMPSPGIIRQLSEPTGIGVRIDSYAYEGYEIPVYYDPMIGKLIVWATSRKFAIERMKRVLHEYKITGIKTNISYLRHLLDTPDFEQGTYDTKFIETNAAFLIKGVSINKEKSENIALIAAYIDYLMNLDENKSPQTSDNRLISRWKEFGMQKGVLRI